The DNA segment ACTTTGATATTTCGGTTTCTGTAACAGTACAACCGATATTTACCGGCATAGGTCCCTGCTTACATGCACTAAAAACTACACATACAGATTTACTTAGCATTGGAGGAATGTCAAGTATTTTTTGAAAGTTACTATACCTTATATAACATATTTTGAAAAGTAAATTCATCATTTGCATTTACTGCACGGAGTTGTCATGAATATGTAAATAGATTTAACGTTTGAGAATCTCAAATAAGGTAGACGAATCTGTTATTTTGTGCTTGATCATCAATACCGTCTTCAGAGATTTATTCTTGCTACTGACAGCATGAGAAAACGTCCGATATTACCTCTTTAATGAATAAAAAAGGATAAGTAACttttcataaaaatattttattcaaaacTGAACTATAATAGATATAACATCTTTATATGTGCCATGCTGTTAGACGTTACTTGAGATATAAATATCGAATTACATGTATTTACTGTGTCTGTGATCTTCCAACAGGTTATACACTGGTGTccgtaattatatatatatatatatatatatatacatacatatgataaaactaacccattttgtatcaTCATTTGCGAACAAAAAGTCTTTTAGGCCAAGTTCTCGATTACCTACCCCCTCTctgatttcaataatttttaaatatattataagtaACAACTTCTTTTGCACCATTCATTGAATGACTTTCAAATATATTATCGctacgttgcgacgatcgacatCTTTTATGTTTGTATAACGAAAATATAGAGATCAATGAGTTATGGATATAgaatctggtttagatcataatTACAATAAACTATTTGATATATTAAAAAGCGCTATTAAAGATGACAATAATCAAATCGAAGCAAGAAAATATCTCAGAGTAGAAAGATAGTTAAGGGTCTACATTTAATTAATAGAGGATTTTTATGAGGAAAGTTAGGAAATAAAGTTGTCtgtgaaagactaatcgaagaaAGAAATGATAATGGACAAGATAATCTATTGAATCTTATTTAACGCATAAATATTCTTTAAAAGATAAAATTTCTGTATTGTTTGAACATGTATTTATAGATTACAAAGAGATCATTTCTACATAAAGAAAAAATCTGATAATAAGTTAAGGAATAAGCTTTTGAACCATCATAAAAAAAAGTAAACCTGTAGCAACTATTTTCCCAAATTAGGTAACTCAATGTGCAATACAACCTTTAATTTTTCAGGGTAAAAAATTAACTGCTGGAACTAGCAATGCATCTTTTGTACCATAATCAGAATTAAGTTCAACTACTGTATGTAATATAAAACATTGAAGtcttaaaatatatatatacattgcgtaaaattttaattattaatcaaaGTATGTGTGCATTGTACGTGTTACAGTAATGTGTGAAAGCATTAGAACGTGTATGCGAATACATTTAtacgtttctaataaatttacaTTCAATAAATTGTTAAAGAACATTTGAAAATATCAATCCATCCAAACGAAATTCGGTTTACTTTGTCCGGTTAATACTGCGTTTGTAATCGTATTAGCTTGAGAAGTTTTCGACGACCTTTTTCTGAATGATAATCGTTTTCCAAATTTCATGCGATTTTTACGATTATATTTGTCGATATAGGAATCGTGACCTATTTACaaatcaatttacataattaattGAGCTTTCTCAAAAGTTCCTCATTTATTGTATCTTACCAGGATTTATTCCAACTGGATGTACAGTTCTTAATTTGTGTTCTTGAGGAACTGGATGAAGAGCAGACATAGCTCTACTTACACCTATCTAAAAGTGTAAATAATGAATTTTATAATGTAAAAGTTCTTGAAATATGGTTAGATAACAGTTTAGTGTAAGTATAAACCTGCATGTGTCGTATTCGATGTTCTACTAAGTCTGCACCGAACAGTTCATCGTGAATACTCATTCTAATCGGTATAAGTTTATTTATGATCTAAAGGTAAAGTAAAATACTAATTGAATTCCAAGTTCAATGGGAAAAGATGTTGTATTgtacatattaaataatatgtaaTACAAGTTACCCATAACAAAGTAATAGATGTAAAAAAACTCCAAACTGCTAAGCATAGAACAGTTAAACATTGTACACCAAATAAGTGCCATCCTCCACCTGTAAAAACAGaaattttttgtaatatttatttgttcaAAAATATAACTTAATTGCAGCACACCCTTGAATAAGCCTTTTCTTCCATTAGTCGTATCGAGGGGGTGTGGATTATCTGCAAATAAACCAATAGCAATGATGCCCCAAATACCACTTGCtcctgtacaaaaaaaaaatgttgtcAGAAAGAAAATCGAACAAAGATTAAAATGATAAAGTCGAATAAAAGTATGACCGTGCGTTGCACTGGCTCCAACAGGATCGTCAATATGCATTTTATCTAACAAGGGCATTACAAAACATGTAATATAAGCACCGACCATTCCAACAACTATAGCTTCCCAGGCCCTAAAAAGGAAACAACCACCTAACTGACATTGCAAAAGTAACATTATAACAATGAATGTTTATTAATATATGTAAATTGTAATTGTTGCGTAACTTACCTGTAACTGCAACTAGAGCACCTAGAATACCATTTATCTGactaagaatatcaattccatTTGGATTAGTTAAACTGAAACCTAATCCAATTAAACCACCACCCATACTTGCTAACATAGTAGAAACTGCTGCTCTTGCAGCATACTGCCATCGTTGTCCACTAACACCATATGTACTTCCACTGTTAAATGCTAACCAGCCCCACCTTGTATCATTATTTATTAGTATACtacataaatttaaatttgtaaattgTCAATTTTTAGTTATTTATTTTACCAAAGCACAAATAAGCCCATAATAGCATTAACAGGATTCCCCAGAGGTAATGGATCAATTCCATTATCGTATCTGCCCAGACGTGGTCCCAACATAATGGCACACGCAAGTGCTATAATAAAAATGATATTTAAAGCATTTGTTTACAAATTGTAGCACAAAACGAAGGAAAAACATTTACCAGAACTACCTCCAACAAGATGTACTGCTCCTGAACCAGCAATGTCAACAGCGCCCATGTTTTTTAAAAAGCCATGATCGCCCCATATCCAACCAGCTGGTACGCAATACACAATTGTGTTTAAGAATGAAAATAAGCAATATGCTTTGAAATTACACCTGTAATTACATTAACATCAAAATGATATAAATCAAATTATTCCTTTACTTTGCATAATTACCGTTCAGCCATAGCACCACTAACAATAGTTGTTGAGGTAGTTGCAAAGCTTAATTGAAACAAAAATGCAGCACATTTTGGACCCATAAGTTTATCGTATATGAAAGGATCCATTAAAAAGTCGCCCATACCAATAACAGGATTATGCAACCTGCCTGTTCCAAAACTTATTGCAAAACCAAATGCCCAATAAGTCAATCCACCAAGAACTATGTCTACTACGTTTTTCATCATAATATTTACTTCATTTTTTAAAGACACGCATCCAGATTCTAACATACCAAAACCTAAGTATACCGAAAAATGAAACTTACTGTTATTTTTCTGAACtacataataaaaaattttaccaGTTTGCATAGTAAAAATTATAAACGAATTTGTCACAATCCAGTTACTGTCCTCTTGATTAAGATTATACGCTGAAGCAGTGTATATATAATCAGCTGAACTATTTGTAACATTTGTGATATTAGTTTCTATTTCCATGTTAAATGGAAACTTTCTTCACCAAAGCACAAGCATTAACTAGATTATAGCTAGAGAAAGTACTGTTCTTGACAAAAACATGTTAAAAATAGATAGATCACGGTCAAAACATATTAATTATGCATGGCATGGAGTTCTAACAGTTTTCTATCGCTATAGGGAAATTGTAGTTTCACAAGATCGTGAAAGCGAACAATTTAGAAAATGGAAAATGTACACTTCCtcgcaatttatttttatatttttttattggcCCACATCCAGCCGttacaaacaattttttatcTCAATACATATTTAACAATTTCTTTCCATTTCTTTGTCATTAAATAACATCGAATTGTGTACATAAAATAACTCTACTCTAAATAAGAGGAAATGATATCACATAAAACATTTGCATAGTATtatgaatttattaattttgaggAATAATTATTCTCAAACGATCGTTAATGCACGTAAATAATAATCGTAGCAATGGTGAAGTTAGTCACTCTTCACAAAATACAGAATTGTTTTCCAATTTTTGAGTGTCAGACTAACTATTGATGCATGATCGTGTAACTTGGCTCTGATTAGTCCTTCTTATACCCTATTACCCATAACTTCCTCAAGCTAGCAACGAGCAATGGAATAAAAAAGTAAAACATTCGTATAATTGGCAGACGAACATGTCTAATTTATCTGAAGGAAGCAAAATTTAGTTTTGTGTGCGGTGCTAGGATTTCAAGTTTCACTCAAAAGATTGAAAGATATAATTTTGTTAACACTTCCAAAAGCTTCTAAAAGGACTACATTATAGGTGGCAAATTTTTGTTGTCTGCTCTTTTGTTGTAATGTTATCTTCTTTATTGTAATTTAATGTCCATACACATTCTCATCACTGTACGCTATGTACATAAAGAAGTCTTCCTCGTGATGTTcctgaaaaaataattattacaacaAATATAACTATCTTTATATACTTTGTACACATTTAGAGTTACATATTATATAATTACCGCATAGACAGAACCCATAGTGGCACTTGTTGGGGGAATGATATtgttgataaaaaaaaacagaGCATCTTCAGAACGAAGATGAATTCGTTTGCGGATTAAAAAGTAAAATTGTCCAACAGTTAAATCAGATGGTACTAGATATTTTTGTTTGTCCAAATCACTAACTTTAGCTTTCGGTGCTTTTTCAACaattacctgcgacaaaagtaaAAATCCTTAATGAACACATATTATTATAACTTCgctaaatttataattatttaaatatgaatgtttttacaataaaatagGAAACATCGAATTAATAAATCGTTCGATTTAAATTTCCTCTATCACTATTCAAAGCATAAAGTGCTTAAATCTTGGCTCAAGTTCACGATCACAAACTAGTTTCAAATCCGTGTTTAATATTCTGTACGTTTGACACTTATCCAAGACCCTGAAGTAACATCTGATCTACATTTTCGAGCGCTTTGTTCCGTACAATATAACGAAATTCACAAAGTGAATCGAAACGCGTAATGGAATCGTATTCGAGCGGATCAAAAAGAGAGAATATTTGTTCTGTGGTTACGTTTTATCAATCGAATTATATAGCCATGGGCGTAGCAGGATCAATAAACTTGGGTAATAGGTAAACGCACAAAGGAATTCGACACGATTGTTCAATTTAATCATTGGCTTGTTGATTAAAAAGGAAAAGTTTATACCATACGAAATACAAGCGAAATACGGCGCAAAAAGTCGACCTTGGCCCATTCCAGCCCAGGAAATCCTAGACACACGATCGACTCGACTCGACTCGCTACGAATTAAACTCATTTGATAATGCTAGCCAAACGAAATTGTCCCGAACGAATCAGTTATTCCCCTTAGCAATTATCCACGTCGAGAAAAAAAGGTTTCGTCAATCGATAGAACGATCATTTTCCGAACGAGCTACTTACAGGAACCCTATCGGGATATTTTCGTCGTATCTTTTCACCCTCGGCCTTCCTCTTTTCAAACGGATGTTCCTCCTTGTACAGAAATTTCATTGTTCTCGCGCTATCGCACGAGCAACACAATTCAACGGAGTTTCTCCCCTTTTCTGTTCTTGATGATGGCTTTTTTCTATCGATTTACACGGATTTTGCTGATTCCGAATTGGAAAGACGACGATACGATACTCTTCTACACTTCTGTCACAACAATCACCGTGCGTCAGTCGTCTGCGCAACGCAATACGGTTACACTCTCTGCGCCACCGCGAAGTAGTCCATTTTTCTTCACGAAACAGGGAGGGAATCGAACGTTGAGATCGTAATGATATTCTTGGACAATGTATTAGAACTACAGAAATGTGGT comes from the Colletes latitarsis isolate SP2378_abdomen chromosome 7, iyColLati1, whole genome shotgun sequence genome and includes:
- the Amt gene encoding ammonium transporter isoform X2, with the translated sequence MEIETNITNVTNSSADYIYTASAYNLNQEDSNWIVTNSFIIFTMQTGKIFYYVVQKNNSKFHFSVYLGFGMLESGCVSLKNEVNIMMKNVVDIVLGGLTYWAFGFAISFGTGRLHNPVIGMGDFLMDPFIYDKLMGPKCAAFLFQLSFATTSTTIVSGAMAERCNFKAYCLFSFLNTIVYCVPAGWIWGDHGFLKNMGAVDIAGSGAVHLVGGSSALACAIMLGPRLGRYDNGIDPLPLGNPVNAIMGLFVLWWGWLAFNSGSTYGVSGQRWQYAARAAVSTMLASMGGGLIGLGFSLTNPNGIDILSQINGILGALVAVTGGCFLFRAWEAIVVGMVGAYITCFVMPLLDKMHIDDPVGASATHGASGIWGIIAIGLFADNPHPLDTTNGRKGLFKGGGWHLFGVQCLTVLCLAVWSFFTSITLLWIINKLIPIRMSIHDELFGADLVEHRIRHMQIGVSRAMSALHPVPQEHKLRTVHPVGINPGHDSYIDKYNRKNRMKFGKRLSFRKRSSKTSQANTITNAVLTGQSKPNFVWMD
- the Atg8a gene encoding GABA type A receptor-associated protein autophagy-related 8a gives rise to the protein MKFLYKEEHPFEKRKAEGEKIRRKYPDRVPVIVEKAPKAKVSDLDKQKYLVPSDLTVGQFYFLIRKRIHLRSEDALFFFINNIIPPTSATMGSVYAEHHEEDFFMYIAYSDENVYGH
- the Amt gene encoding ammonium transporter isoform X1; translation: MEIETNITNVTNSSADYIYTASAYNLNQEDSNWIVTNSFIIFTMQTGKIFYYVVQKNNSKFHFSVYLGFGMLESGCVSLKNEVNIMMKNVVDIVLGGLTYWAFGFAISFGTGRLHNPVIGMGDFLMDPFIYDKLMGPKCAAFLFQLSFATTSTTIVSGAMAERCNFKAYCLFSFLNTIVYCVPAGWIWGDHGFLKNMGAVDIAGSGAVHLVGGSSALACAIMLGPRLGRYDNGIDPLPLGNPVNAIMGLFVLWWGWLAFNSGSTYGVSGQRWQYAARAAVSTMLASMGGGLIGLGFSLTNPNGIDILSQINGILGALVAVTGGCFLFRAWEAIVVGMVGAYITCFVMPLLDKMHIDDPVGASATHGHTFIRLYHFNLCSIFFLTTFFFCTGASGIWGIIAIGLFADNPHPLDTTNGRKGLFKGGGWHLFGVQCLTVLCLAVWSFFTSITLLWIINKLIPIRMSIHDELFGADLVEHRIRHMQIGVSRAMSALHPVPQEHKLRTVHPVGINPGHDSYIDKYNRKNRMKFGKRLSFRKRSSKTSQANTITNAVLTGQSKPNFVWMD